One window of the Nicotiana tabacum cultivar K326 chromosome 4, ASM71507v2, whole genome shotgun sequence genome contains the following:
- the LOC107831732 gene encoding heavy metal-associated isoprenylated plant protein 39, translating into MAQMKVVMKVLTMSDEKTKQKSIEAAADILGVDSIAADLKEQKLTVIGEMDAVAVVKKLKKAVGKVDIISVGPAKEEKKEEKKEEKKEEKKEEKKEEKKEEKKEEKKEEPQK; encoded by the exons ATGGCTCAG ATGAAAGTGGTAATGAAGGTTCTTACCATGTCTGATGAAAAGACAAAGCAGAAATCCATAGAAGCTGCAGCTGATATTTTAG GGGTAGATTCAATAGCAGCAGATCTAAAGGAACAGAAACTAACAGTGATAGGAGAAATGGATGCAGTGGCAGTGGTGAAGAAGTTGAAAAAGGCAGTGGGTAAAGTTGATATAATATCAGTAGGGCCAGCTAAGgaagagaagaaagaggaaaagaaagaagagaaaaaagaggaaaagaaagaggaaaagaaggaagaaaagaaagaggaaaagaaagaagagaagaaagaagaGCCGCAGAAGTGA